Part of the Anaeromyxobacter diazotrophicus genome, TCGACCCGAACTGCGGCTGGGCGCGGGGCAAGGCCGACGTGGTCTACGTCGCCGACGCCTTCGCGGTGATGGAGAAGGTCAACGCGCTGCTGGCGTCGCGCGGGTAGCCCCGGCTACTCCTTCGCCAGCTCCGCCACCGCGCGCTGGAGGCCCTCCACCACCTGGCGGACCTCCGCCAGCGCGGCCGTCTGCCCGCGCGCGAGGGCCGCGCTGCGGTCGATGGCGCCGCCCAGCCGGCCCATCGACTGGTGCGCGTCGGAGAGGGTGACCTGGATCTCGTTGGCGGCGGTGCGGGCGCCCTCGGCGAGCGCGAGCATCTCGCGCGCCACCACCGCGAAGCCGCGCCCCTGCTCGCCGGCGCGGGCGGCCTCCACCGAGCCGTTGATGGAGAGGATGCGGCTCTTCTGCGCGATCTCCTGCACGGTCCGGACGACGAGGTCGGTCCGCTCCACCTGGGCGGCCGCGTCCTTCGACGCCGCCACCATCACCCCCACCACCTGCTCCGACTCGGCCGAGGCCTCCGCCGCCTTGCCGGACACCGCCGCGACCCCGGTGAAGACCTCCGCCGCGGCGCCCTTCAGCGCCGAGCGCTGCCGCTCCTCCTGCGCCCACGACACCACCACCGCCGCCGCGATCCGCGCCAGCGGCCGCGCGATCTCGAGCGAGCCGGCCAGCCCGAACGTCCCCACCCGCTGGCCGTCGAGCACGATGACGCAGTTGCACCCCTCCTTCATCCGGGGGTCCTGCGCGACGTCCTCGGCGGTGACGAACAGCTCGTCCGCCTCGCCCGCCAGGATCCGCTTCGCGAAGGCGTGGGACGTCCCGATGCGGCGGCGATCCACGCTCTCGACGATGGTCCCGGTCTCGTCGCACACCATCATCGGCAGCCGGGTCGCGGTGTGCACGAAGTCGACGAAGCGCCGGGCGACGCGGCGGAGGTCCTCGTTCACGCGCGGGCTCCCGGGGCGGTGGACATCCCGCCCGGCGAGTGCGGCTCCTGAAGGTCGCGGTCCACCCCCGATCCCCGTGCAGGAAGCGTGCGCCCCGGGCCGGTGCGCCGGCGCGGCCCCCGGCGCGCGGGACACGCCGCGGCGCGGCGGGGTGTCGCGGACCCCGGGTCGAGAAGGAGAGCGGGCCGCGACCCTGTCCGGCGCTGTCAGACAGGTCCGCTACAGGGTGAGCCCGCGCCGGGCTCGCCGCCCGGTCGGTCGCCCGCGCGCGCGCGGGCAGGGAGAGGGACCTTCATGAGCCAGCCGAGGACCGTCGACGTCGGGGAGCGCTTGCCGCTCCTGCAGAGCATCCCGCTCAGCCTGCAGCACCTGTTCGCCATGTTCGGGGCGACCGTGCTCGTCCCGTATCTGGTCGGGCTCGACACGTCGGTGACGCTCTTCTCGAGCGGCGTCGGCACGCTGCTCTACATCTTCATCACCAAGGGGAAGATCCCGGCCTACCTCGGCTCCTCCTTCGCGTTCATCGGCGCGCTGACGGTGCTGCTGGGCGTGAAGCCGGGCCAGCTCGCCGACGCGTCGCACATCGCCGTCGCGATGGGCGGCTGCGTGGTGGTGGGGCTCATCTACATCGCGGTGGCGGCGGTCATCGCCCGCTTCGGCACCCGCTGGATCGACCTCCTCCTCCCGCCGGTGGTGATCGGCTCGGTGGTGGTGGTGATCGGCCTCGGCCTGGCGCGCGTCGCGGTGGACATGGCGACCGGCGCGGCCGTGGGCGGCTACAGCGCGAGCTCGTTCGCGGTGGCGCTCATCGCGCTCGCCATCGCCATCTGCGCGGCCACCTTCCTGCGCGGCTTCCTGGGCGTCATCCCCATCCTCATCGGCATCGCCGGCGGGTACGCGGTGGCGCTCGCCATGGGCAAGGTGGACTTCTCGCCGGTGGCGGGGGCGCAGGCCTTCGCGGTGCCGCAGTTCGTCCTCCCGCGGCTGACCTGGGGCGCGGTGCTGGCGCTCGGCCCCATCTCGCTCGTGGTCATCACCGAGCACATCGGCCACCTCATCGTGACGAACCGGGTCTGCAACCGCGACTTCTTCAAGGAGCCGGGCCTGCACCGCTCCCTGGCCGGCGACGGCGTGGCGACCGCGGTGGCCGGAATGATCGGCGGCCCCCCGAACACCACCTACGGCGAGAACATCGGCGTGATGGCCATCACCCGCGTCTTCAGCGTGTGGGTCATCGGCGGCGCGGCGGTGCTCGCCATCGTGATGTCCTTCATCCCGAAGATCGGGATGCTCATCCACACCATCCCGGTGCCGGTCATGGGCGGCATCTGCATCCTGCTCTTCGGGATCATCGGCTCGCAGGGCGTGCGCATGCTGGTCGAGGCCGGCATCGACTTCTCGCAGAAGCGCAACCTCATCATCGCCTCCGTCATCCTCGTCATCGGGATCGGCGGGGCGCACGTCCAGCTCGGCGGCGTGGAGTTCTCCGAGATGCCGCTCGCCACCTACGTGGGCATCCTCCTCAACCTCGTGCTGCCGCGCTCGAAGGAGCTCGAGGGGAACGGGGAGGGCAACGGCCTGCCGGCCGCCGCGCTCGACGCGCCGGACGTGTAGCGCCCCGGCGGGAGGCGGGGACGGCGCACCGTCCCCCGCCTCCCCCTACAGCGGCCGACATGTAGTTACCCAGGGTAAAAAGAGACCTGCGGCCGGATTGCTTCACTTGCTCGGGTGTCGTGTATCGTGGCGGCTGGCGGATTTCCGGCGCGGGGGGCGACGGAACGCCGGCTGCACGGAGAGTGAGCCCCGGCGCGCGAGCGCCAGCAAGAGGAGCGCATGGCCCTGATCGGTGACTTCAACGACACCCCCTTCGCCGACCTGATCCAGCTGTACGCGGGCAGCGGTCAGACCGTCGCGGTGACGATCAACCTCCCCGACGGCAAGGGGGAGGACGGCGTCTTCTACGTCGAGAACGGCGACGTGGTGGACGCGTGGCTCGGCGACGCGCACGGGCGCGACGCCGTGCGCCAGGCGCTGCGGCTCGACCGCGGCTCGTTCATCGTGGAGCAGGACGTCCGCGCCGCGGAGCGCACGCTCTCCATGCCCTGGCGCCAGCTCCTCATGGAGGAGGTGGTGCGCATGGACGAGGAGCGCCGGCGCGGCGGTGCGGCCGCGCGCAGCGGCCGCGGCGCGGGGCAGGCCTCCGGGGCCACCCCCGGCGCGTCCGGGGCGCTGCCGCTCCCGGGCGCGACTCCGCGCACGCCCCCGGCCATCCCGCTGCAGGCGGCGTCCGGCGCCGGCTCGGTCCCGCGGCTGACGCCCACCAGGCCCTCCGCTCCGCCGTCCGCCACGCCCGCCTCGCCGGCGCGCCCCACGGCGGCTGGCGCCACGCCGGCGCCGGGCCGGCCCGCCTCCGGCGGCGGCGGGCTCCGCGCCGGGGCGATGGTGGCCATCGCCGCGGTGGTGGTCGGCGCCGCGGGCGCCGGCTTCTTCCTCCTGCGCGGCCGCGGGAGCGCCACGGTCGAGGCGCGCCCCGCCCCCGCCGCGGGGGCTGCCCAGGCGGCCGCGGAGGTCCCCACCCTGACCTTCGGGATGGTCTCGCCGCTCTCCGGGCCCGACAAGGATCTCGGCCGCGGCATGAAGGCCGGCGTCGAGCTCGCGTTCGCCGCCGCCAACGAGGCGGGCGGCGTGCACGGCCGCCGGCTGGCGCTCGTCGCGGTGGACGACGGCAACGACCCCGCGCGGGCCGCCGAGGCCATGCGGGAGCTCACCGAGCAGCGCAAGGTCTTCGCGGTGGTGGGCAACGCGGGCACCGCCACCGCGGGCGCCGCCGTGCCGGTGGCGCTCGAGCGCAAGGTCCCGTTCATCGGCGCGCTGGGCGGCGCCCCCGCGCTGCGCAGCGACCCGCCCCAGCACGACGTGTTCGTCTACCGGCCGAGCCTCAGCGAGGAGGCGGCCGCGGCGGTGCGCTACCTCGTCGAGGTGCGGCGGCTCGACCCGGGCGACATCGCGGTCTTCGCCCAGGACGACGAGTCGGGCCAGGCCGGGTGGACCGGGGCGGCGCAGCAGCTCAAGAGCTACGGGCGCGACCCCGCGCAGACGGTGCGCGTGAGCTACCGGCGCAACACCGCCGAGGTCGACGGGGCCGTGGAGCGGCTCCGCGCCATGGGCGCGCACCTCAAGGGCGTGGTGATGGTCGCCGCGCACCGGCCGGCGGCGCGCCTGGTGGAGAAGGTCATCGCGTTCGCGCCCGGGACCGTCTTCACCGACACCTCGTCGGTCGACGTGGCGCAGCTGGGTGAGGAGCTGGTCGGCTCGCGCGTGGGCCTCGCCGACAACGTCGTCGTGACGCAGGTGGTGCCGCTCCCCACCTCGCGCTCCTCGGCCGTGATGCGCTACCGCGCGCTGCTCGAGAAGTACGCGCTGGGCGAGACGCCGGGGGCGCTCTCGCTGGAGGGCTGGATCGTCGGCACCCTGGTGGTGAAGGCGCTCGAGGCGGCGGGCCGGGACGCGGATCCCGAGAAGCTCGTGGCGGCGCTCGAGGGCTTCCAGAACCTCGACATCGGCATCGGCGCCCCGCTGACCTTCTCCCGCGCGGACCACCAGGCCTCGCACAAGGTCTGGGGCACCGCCCTCGACCGCAGCGGCGCCTGGCGCCAGGTCGACCTGGAGTGACCGGCCGCCCGCCGGGGGGCGGCCCCGCCCGGTCGGCGAGTCGAGAACTGGCGCGACGGCCGGGACGTGCGTAGTCTGTTTTCAGGCTCGGTCCTGGCGACCGGGTCTTGAGAGCGGCCAGGGCAACGGGAGTTGCCCGGTCGCTCTTTGTTTTTTAGCGATCCGGCATGCTCGGACGATCGAAGCTGCTCGCTCTCCCGCGGCCGGAGGAGGCGCTCCCTGGGCGCACCGAGGCGATGCCCGTCCCGGAGCGCCACGCGGTGCTGGGGCACCCGCTCGCGCCGCCCTTTCCCCCGGGGCTCGAGCGCGCCGTCTTCGGGATGGGGTGCTTCTGGGGCGCCGAGCGGAAGTTCTGGACGCGTCCGGGCGTCTACACGACCGCCGTCGGCTACGCCGGCGGGTCCACGCCCCACCCGACGTACGAGGAGGTCTGCACGGGCCGGACGGGCCACGCCGAGGTGGTGCTGGTCGTCTACGACCCGCGCCAGGTCGGCTACGGCGAGCTCCTGCGCATCTTCTGGGAGTCGCACGATCCGACCCAGGGCATGCGGCAGGGGAACGACGTGGGGACGCAGTACCGCTCCGCGGTGTACGCCTTCGGCGAGGCGCAGCGCCGGGCCGCGGAGGCGTCGCGCGAGGCGTACCAGGCCCGGCTGGCCGAGGCGGGGCACGGCGCCATCACGACCGAGATCCGCGACGCGCCCGAGCTCTACTACGCCGAGGGGTACCACCAGCAGTACCTGGCGAAGAACCCGGACGGCTACTGCGGGCTGGGCGGGACGGGCGTCGCCTGCCCCTCGTCG contains:
- a CDS encoding sugar diacid recognition domain-containing protein; this encodes MNEDLRRVARRFVDFVHTATRLPMMVCDETGTIVESVDRRRIGTSHAFAKRILAGEADELFVTAEDVAQDPRMKEGCNCVIVLDGQRVGTFGLAGSLEIARPLARIAAAVVVSWAQEERQRSALKGAAAEVFTGVAAVSGKAAEASAESEQVVGVMVAASKDAAAQVERTDLVVRTVQEIAQKSRILSINGSVEAARAGEQGRGFAVVAREMLALAEGARTAANEIQVTLSDAHQSMGRLGGAIDRSAALARGQTAALAEVRQVVEGLQRAVAELAKE
- the uraA gene encoding uracil permease, translating into MSQPRTVDVGERLPLLQSIPLSLQHLFAMFGATVLVPYLVGLDTSVTLFSSGVGTLLYIFITKGKIPAYLGSSFAFIGALTVLLGVKPGQLADASHIAVAMGGCVVVGLIYIAVAAVIARFGTRWIDLLLPPVVIGSVVVVIGLGLARVAVDMATGAAVGGYSASSFAVALIALAIAICAATFLRGFLGVIPILIGIAGGYAVALAMGKVDFSPVAGAQAFAVPQFVLPRLTWGAVLALGPISLVVITEHIGHLIVTNRVCNRDFFKEPGLHRSLAGDGVATAVAGMIGGPPNTTYGENIGVMAITRVFSVWVIGGAAVLAIVMSFIPKIGMLIHTIPVPVMGGICILLFGIIGSQGVRMLVEAGIDFSQKRNLIIASVILVIGIGGAHVQLGGVEFSEMPLATYVGILLNLVLPRSKELEGNGEGNGLPAAALDAPDV
- a CDS encoding ABC transporter substrate-binding protein; the protein is MALIGDFNDTPFADLIQLYAGSGQTVAVTINLPDGKGEDGVFYVENGDVVDAWLGDAHGRDAVRQALRLDRGSFIVEQDVRAAERTLSMPWRQLLMEEVVRMDEERRRGGAAARSGRGAGQASGATPGASGALPLPGATPRTPPAIPLQAASGAGSVPRLTPTRPSAPPSATPASPARPTAAGATPAPGRPASGGGGLRAGAMVAIAAVVVGAAGAGFFLLRGRGSATVEARPAPAAGAAQAAAEVPTLTFGMVSPLSGPDKDLGRGMKAGVELAFAAANEAGGVHGRRLALVAVDDGNDPARAAEAMRELTEQRKVFAVVGNAGTATAGAAVPVALERKVPFIGALGGAPALRSDPPQHDVFVYRPSLSEEAAAAVRYLVEVRRLDPGDIAVFAQDDESGQAGWTGAAQQLKSYGRDPAQTVRVSYRRNTAEVDGAVERLRAMGAHLKGVVMVAAHRPAARLVEKVIAFAPGTVFTDTSSVDVAQLGEELVGSRVGLADNVVVTQVVPLPTSRSSAVMRYRALLEKYALGETPGALSLEGWIVGTLVVKALEAAGRDADPEKLVAALEGFQNLDIGIGAPLTFSRADHQASHKVWGTALDRSGAWRQVDLE
- the msrA gene encoding peptide-methionine (S)-S-oxide reductase MsrA; protein product: MLGRSKLLALPRPEEALPGRTEAMPVPERHAVLGHPLAPPFPPGLERAVFGMGCFWGAERKFWTRPGVYTTAVGYAGGSTPHPTYEEVCTGRTGHAEVVLVVYDPRQVGYGELLRIFWESHDPTQGMRQGNDVGTQYRSAVYAFGEAQRRAAEASREAYQARLAEAGHGAITTEIRDAPELYYAEGYHQQYLAKNPDGYCGLGGTGVACPSSVFSSPPAA